Genomic window (Geotrypetes seraphini chromosome 6, aGeoSer1.1, whole genome shotgun sequence):
ttagtgcgcgctaaatgctaacacgtctatagacttataatgggctcgttagtgtttagcgcgcgcaaaaatgcgtagtgcagcttagtaaaaggagccctaagtgttaaaGTAGATCCATTTGATATGGGACAAACTGCTTACAAAGTGTCCAAGAAGATCTCCATATTTGAATTCCCACACAGGAGCTTGCAGTCGGAAAACCTCAATAGTGTCATCATCTTTCATCAAAGGAATGTGTCCGTCAGGATAGCCGGTTGGGCAGAATGTATACAGAGCTTGACAAAATGGATCTGGCGTAGGACGGTAATCAAAATGCCTACAGGttaaaagtgaaaaaaagagaCAAAATCGCTCCAGTACTGAGAAGAAAGCaaatttatttatgcatttagcTGGCCATCTTTTCAAAAGCGCTTATCTAGGCAGCAGGGAATTATTTGACAATTACGTTTACTTTCAAATTCACTTGGGTTTTGGTTACATTTACTTGAGGATTAgcatcacacaaattttcatttttaactttctgtttaggcttcacTATACCACAgcacagctgcacttccttatatactgttgaatgactgtgtgacatcatcccCAAAGCTTCACACAACTGGTCAAAGTGACATCATTCCCGAAGCTTCACACAACTGGTCAAAGCAACTCCATCTCTATAAAACACATGTCACACGTCACCCCCTTCCTACcctcacagtattttttcccagatagtaagtcatatgtataccaagtttggctGAAATCTCTCCGTGTTTCAGTTATGCTGgagcatacatacatacacagatacatccgattttatagaGAGAGATTACTTGTGCCCTACTGAAGGATGGCGTTACAATTGGATAGATCTTTCAGGTTTCTGAGGGTTGCCTTCTTGTTTTCTGGGTTTTTGGCAGATTGTTACCATTTGTGAAGAATGGTAGTtagcaaacttttttttatttttttatttagtactTGTTTTGGGGATGTTTGTCTTCTCTTTTTTGAAGTTTTCCatttggaaatattttttaaattaaatatctCCAAGGCGGAACTtctttggatccgcaaagaacGCTGCAACCGTGCCCATCCCTCACTGCACTGGGACTCGACTACTATAACTGCGAAAGGCCAAATGCatagcctaggaatactccttgactgcaacctgtcgctttccaaccatatctctcaggtggtatcttcctcatttttactacctgcgacatctctcaggtggtatcttcctcattttcagtggcgtactaaggggggggcggtccaccccgggtgcacgccctgagggggtgctcccagcaTGGTCATTGGCGtccgttctccccccccccccgacgtccggttcctcccctctggcctccccgcaccatccCTCTGGCCTCcacgcaccatttagagtagggaagcagcctgcagcaagatcgcgatgtcagcgatcttgcgctgcttcgtgctgtttcctccgccacggtcccgcccccctcctctgtTGTCAGAACGCCGGGGAATGATTTTTAAGCTAAAGCTAAGTAATGTTTACTTGATATACAATATAGCAATTCAAACAGCTATAATAAGCATTAAAGAAATGAGCAATGTAGCCAAGCAAAACTTACCATaagtttgaaaaaaatataaaatataacattagGTGGTGGAGGTTCCGTGGGGTTATATGAGGAATTGTTCCCAGCACTCTATTCTTGTGTGCcgggctgtctgatacccctttcgGCCCTCTTTATCActcgttttttctcttttttgtttttctctctctgtggattttggtatctgtatttgacatctagcaaggtctctg
Coding sequences:
- the CLN5 gene encoding ceroid-lipofuscinosis neuronal protein 5 isoform X3 — translated: MSLATWLLLTAVFISAGFGEKQQQVWPVPYKHFDYRPTPDPFCQALYTFCPTGYPDGHIPLMKDDDTIEVFRLQAPVWEFKYGDLLGHFKIMHDAIGFRSSLTGENYTAEWEYI